CCTCTGGGAACTGCCTCCTGCATGACTCCACCCAGATGGGCACCATGTGGCCTCACAGGAAGCCATCACCCTGcacacccagctccccaaccACGTGTCCTGTTTGTACAAAGTGGCCCgctcctttatttattcataagaGCAACCCACCACTCAAACcctgcacgtgtgtgtgtgtgtcacacacacacacacacacacacacacacacacacacaccccacttgGGGACAATGGGTTCCAACTCTCCTGCCCCAGGACCCTAGGGAGCCAGTTTTCGAGGGTTCACAGTGGGCTACAGCCCAGGCACTGCAGAGATTGTGGGGAGTCCCAGTTGCACCTGGCAgctggggacactgaggcacacACAGAGGGGCAGGCCATGTCGGGTTGGCCAGGACCCAACTTCAGAGGTCCAGGGAAGTCCGCGGGCGGCTAGGAGCCCGCCAGCTGCTGGTGAAAGTAGAGGCcgaagagactggcgagcagcTGGCAGGCGGCGGTCCACCAGATGAGGTAGGTCAGAAGGCCGCGGAGGAAGAGTGGCGTGAGCAGGCCGCCCACGGCCCCCGCGATCCGGGCCGCCGTCTGCTGGGCCTCGTCCTCCCCAGGGCTCACAGGGACAGTGTTGGCTGGGGTCTGGGCAAGCGACAGTGTGGGGACTGGGCCCAGGCCCCAGGAATAGCCACCTGTGAGAGAAGGGTGCAGAGGGTGGAGGGAGTTCTGGGTGGAGAAAGAGGCGGGGTCTGTCTGGGTCCCCGCCCCCACCAATCAGCAGTCCCGCCCCTGCCCCGCCCAGGGCCTCTCACCCAGGGTCTTGAGCAGCAGCGTGCAGTTGAGGGTGAGGATGAGCGGAGTCAGGTACTGCAAGCTCACCACGGTCACATAGCAGTAGACCCTGACCACCTGGAGGACAGGTAAAACTGGTGACTGCAATCGGAGGGGCCTTTCCTGTTCAGGGTGAGGCCACCCCCAAGGGACCCAGAACCTCAGGTTCCCTCCCTGCCGGGGCTCCCCTACCCGCCGCTGGATCTCACGGGCCTCAATACGGCCAGCCTCTCTCCGCAGCTGCTCCACGCGGGCCTTGGCCAGGCACAGGTAGGCCTGCAGGTGGGGCCGGGTGACAGCCAGTCTCAGCAGGCACAGCACCACCAGCACCCAGAGACGCAGGGAGTCAAAGGCCGAGTCTGACAGCCTGCGGAGGGCGTGGTGCAGGTGGAGAGGGGCCTAATGAGGCAACTCCCCATACCCCAGATcttccccctgcccctccctgggcctcagagcTGCTCCTCCAGCTGCCCTCTCTCTCAGTCCCACCCCAACGCACAGGGAGAAGGGCTTTTCCCCAATGGGCGCCTGGTGCAGGAAGTCCCGAGCAATAGGCTTCGTCCAGAGCCACAGGATGAAGAGGGGAGACAGGaagctggtgtgcagaaggaacctgGGGGGCAGGCACAGAGGGTGGAGGGGAGTGAGGCCTGGGCATTCCTTCATCCCCCAAACCTCTTCCCCAGGTCCCCTAGTCCCTCCCACCCACAGGTGCCTCACATAACTGCAACACGGGCCGATCCTCAGACATGGTCAGGGCATCGCGGTGGGTCTGGGCCAGCCGCAGGCCCGGGAAGGTGAGGAAGGCACCCAGCACGGAGCCCACCACAGCCAGCCCCACGCGGATGGT
This is a stretch of genomic DNA from Ictidomys tridecemlineatus isolate mIctTri1 chromosome 2, mIctTri1.hap1, whole genome shotgun sequence. It encodes these proteins:
- the Tmem161a gene encoding transmembrane protein 161A isoform X1, translated to MAVLGVQLVVTLLTATLMHRLAPHCSFARWLLCNGSLFRYKHPSEEELRALAGKQKPRGRKERWTNGLSEDKPLLVPRDAPFQLETCPLTAVDALVLRFFLEYQWFVDFAVYSGGVYLFTEAYYYLLGPAKETNIAVFWCLLTVAFSIKVFLTVTRLYFSAEGGGERSVCFTFAFLFLILSMLVQVVREETLELGLEPGLASMTQNLEPLLEKQGWDWAFPVAKLTIRVGLAVVGSVLGAFLTFPGLRLAQTHRDALTMSEDRPVLQFLLHTSFLSPLFILWLWTKPIARDFLHQAPIGEKPFSLLSDSAFDSLRLWVLVVLCLLRLAVTRPHLQAYLCLAKARVEQLRREAGRIEAREIQRRVVRVYCYVTVVSLQYLTPLILTLNCTLLLKTLGGYSWGLGPVPTLSLAQTPANTVPVSPGEDEAQQTAARIAGAVGGLLTPLFLRGLLTYLIWWTAACQLLASLFGLYFHQQLAGS
- the Tmem161a gene encoding transmembrane protein 161A isoform X2, whose amino-acid sequence is MHRLAPHCSFARWLLCNGSLFRYKHPSEEELRALAGKQKPRGRKERWTNGLSEDKPLLVPRDAPFQLETCPLTAVDALVLRFFLEYQWFVDFAVYSGGVYLFTEAYYYLLGPAKETNIAVFWCLLTVAFSIKVFLTVTRLYFSAEGGGERSVCFTFAFLFLILSMLVQVVREETLELGLEPGLASMTQNLEPLLEKQGWDWAFPVAKLTIRVGLAVVGSVLGAFLTFPGLRLAQTHRDALTMSEDRPVLQFLLHTSFLSPLFILWLWTKPIARDFLHQAPIGEKPFSLLSDSAFDSLRLWVLVVLCLLRLAVTRPHLQAYLCLAKARVEQLRREAGRIEAREIQRRVVRVYCYVTVVSLQYLTPLILTLNCTLLLKTLGGYSWGLGPVPTLSLAQTPANTVPVSPGEDEAQQTAARIAGAVGGLLTPLFLRGLLTYLIWWTAACQLLASLFGLYFHQQLAGS